The sequence CACGGTCTTCGCCGCGCCGACGCTCAACCCGTTCATGGCCCAGGGCCGCGAACGGTGGGATGCCGTCCGAGCGGCGATGATCGCGGCGTTGACCGACGGTGTGCCGCATCGTGGGGCGTACCCGCTCGCGGATGTCGCGCTGCACCTGCCGTTCGAGGTCGCCGACTACGTCGACTTCTACGCCTCGGAACAGCACGCCTCGAACCTCGGCAGGTTGTTCCGACCGGACAACCCCGACCCGCTGATGCCGAACTGGAAACACCTGCCGGTGAGCTACACCGGCCGCGCAGGCTCGATCGTCGTGTCGGGCACCGACATCGTCCGCCCACGCGGCCAACGCCTGCCCGTGGGTGGGACCACGCCGGAGTACGGACCGGCGCTGCGCCTCGACATCGAGGCCGAGATCGGCTTCGTCGTCGGTGTCGGCAACCCGATGGGCTCCTCGATCTCCGCTGCCGACGTGGCCGATCACATCTTCGGACTCATGCTCTTCAACGACTGGTCCGCACGCGACATCCAGGCCTGGGAGTACGCACCCCTCGGCCCTCACCTGGGCAAGTCGTTCGCCTCGACCGTCTCGCCGTGGGTGGTGCCGTTGGCCGCGCTGGACGCGGCCCGGATCCCGACGCCGGAGCAGAAGCCGGAACCGATCGCGTACCTCCACATGGACGAGCCATGGGGCCTCGACATCGATCTCGAGATCGAGTGGAACGGCGATGCGATCAGCCGGCCTCCGTACGCCTCGACCTATTGGTCTCCGGCGCAGATGCTGGCGCACCTGACCGCGAACGGCGCGCCCACGCGTACCGGCGACCTGTTCGCCTCCGGCACGGTTTCCGGACCGACGAAGGACCAGGTCGGATCGCTGATCGAGCGCGGCGAAGGCTTCCTGGCGGACGGCGACGAGATCGTCATCCGCGCGACCGCGCCAGGAGCCGATGGCACCCGGATCGGTTTTGGCGAAGCACGCGGACGCATCGCCCCGAGTCCGATCGGAGCACGACCATGACCACCACCACAGAACGGACCCCGATGAAGACACTGCTCCACCGGTTCGAGGACACCGCTCCGGAGATCGTGTTCGAGTGGCACGACACCGAGACCGAGGCCAGGGGCTGGGCGGTGATCAACTCCTTGCGCGGCGGAGCGGCCGGCGGTGGCACCCGGATGCGCAGCGGTCTGGATCGCCGTGAGGTCGAGTCGCTCGCGAAGACGATGGAGGTCAAGTTCACCGTCTCCGGTCCGGCGATCGGTGGCGCCAAGTCCGGCATCGACTTCGACCCGGCAGACCCACGCCGCGACGAGGTCCTGGCGCGCTGGTTCAAGGCGGTGACGCCGCTGCTGAAGGCGTACTACGGCACCGG comes from Nocardioides baekrokdamisoli and encodes:
- a CDS encoding fumarylacetoacetate hydrolase family protein codes for the protein MDDDLFGLTNLPYGVYSVAGSTPRVGTRLGGQVIDLATLLGDTVFAAPTLNPFMAQGRERWDAVRAAMIAALTDGVPHRGAYPLADVALHLPFEVADYVDFYASEQHASNLGRLFRPDNPDPLMPNWKHLPVSYTGRAGSIVVSGTDIVRPRGQRLPVGGTTPEYGPALRLDIEAEIGFVVGVGNPMGSSISAADVADHIFGLMLFNDWSARDIQAWEYAPLGPHLGKSFASTVSPWVVPLAALDAARIPTPEQKPEPIAYLHMDEPWGLDIDLEIEWNGDAISRPPYASTYWSPAQMLAHLTANGAPTRTGDLFASGTVSGPTKDQVGSLIERGEGFLADGDEIVIRATAPGADGTRIGFGEARGRIAPSPIGARP